In Nocardioides dokdonensis FR1436, the following are encoded in one genomic region:
- a CDS encoding amidohydrolase, translating to MTVPPVTVYAARLVRTMDPARPTAEAVAVVGDRVRAVGSMAELEQYPGVTVDDRYADAVLFPGFVEAHAHPFGGALWDFTYVGRYDAMSPDGRTWPGCRSTEAVLARLREVDATLPEGEPLLAWGLDPIYFPGERLDKRHLDSVSRTRPIVVMHQSFHLMTVSSFVLDADGITRDTPVEGVAKGPDGEPNGELREPAAMGLVRSTPSMLAGPGGFHEAACRNFGLDARNHGVTTLTDLGSRALADDDYVAAYRAVVEAEDYPARISAFLLGATGSALAGLGPQAAAARARELRATSGDKLRFGHVKLILDGSIQGFTARLQAPGYLPDDRKGIWVMAPEAFVESFRAFHDAGLTVHVHCNGDEATELFLETVEEALELHPRWNHRHTVTHSQLTTPAQYRRMAELGMCANLFSNHLWYWGDQHRDVVLGPDRASRMDAAATAARCRVPFTLHCDSPVTPLDPLATASYAAARETPSGQVLGEHERISVAMALEAVTLGAAYTLKMDHEVGSIEAGKYADLAVLDRDPFVLEAAELRDVRVHGTVLGGRHFPVGT from the coding sequence ATGACCGTGCCCCCGGTGACCGTGTACGCCGCTCGACTCGTGCGGACGATGGACCCCGCGCGACCGACCGCGGAGGCGGTCGCGGTGGTCGGCGACCGCGTACGCGCGGTCGGCTCGATGGCGGAGCTGGAGCAGTACCCCGGTGTCACCGTCGACGACCGGTACGCCGACGCGGTGCTGTTCCCGGGGTTCGTGGAGGCGCACGCGCACCCGTTCGGCGGCGCCCTGTGGGACTTCACCTACGTCGGTCGCTACGACGCGATGAGCCCGGACGGTCGGACGTGGCCGGGGTGCCGCTCGACGGAGGCGGTGCTCGCGCGGCTGCGTGAGGTCGATGCGACCCTGCCGGAGGGCGAGCCCCTCCTGGCCTGGGGCCTGGACCCGATCTACTTCCCGGGCGAGCGCCTGGACAAGCGTCACCTGGACTCGGTCTCCCGGACCCGGCCGATCGTGGTGATGCACCAGAGCTTCCACCTGATGACGGTCAGCTCGTTCGTGCTGGACGCGGACGGCATCACCCGAGACACCCCCGTCGAGGGGGTCGCCAAGGGACCTGACGGCGAGCCGAACGGCGAGCTCCGGGAGCCGGCCGCCATGGGGCTGGTCAGGAGCACCCCCTCGATGCTCGCCGGCCCCGGCGGGTTCCACGAGGCGGCGTGCCGCAACTTCGGGCTGGATGCGCGCAACCACGGGGTCACGACCCTGACCGACCTGGGCAGCCGCGCATTGGCCGACGACGACTACGTCGCGGCCTACCGGGCGGTCGTCGAGGCGGAGGACTACCCGGCCCGGATCTCCGCGTTCCTGCTGGGGGCGACCGGCAGCGCCCTGGCGGGGCTCGGGCCGCAGGCAGCAGCGGCGCGCGCCCGCGAGCTGCGCGCGACCAGCGGCGACAAGCTGCGCTTCGGCCACGTCAAGCTGATCCTGGACGGGTCCATCCAGGGCTTCACCGCACGCCTGCAGGCCCCGGGCTACCTGCCGGACGACCGCAAGGGCATCTGGGTGATGGCGCCGGAGGCCTTCGTCGAGTCGTTCCGCGCCTTCCACGACGCGGGGCTGACCGTGCACGTGCACTGCAACGGCGACGAGGCCACCGAGCTGTTCCTCGAGACCGTGGAGGAGGCGCTCGAGCTGCACCCGCGGTGGAACCACCGCCACACCGTGACCCACTCGCAGCTGACCACCCCGGCCCAGTACCGCCGGATGGCCGAGCTGGGCATGTGCGCGAACCTCTTCAGCAACCACCTCTGGTACTGGGGCGACCAGCACCGCGACGTCGTCCTCGGGCCGGACCGGGCGAGCCGGATGGACGCCGCGGCGACGGCGGCGCGCTGCCGCGTGCCGTTCACGCTGCACTGCGACAGCCCCGTGACGCCCCTGGACCCGCTGGCGACCGCGTCGTACGCCGCGGCACGCGAGACACCGAGCGGGCAGGTGCTGGGCGAGCACGAGCGGATCAGCGTCGCGATGGCGCTGGAGGCGGTCACGCTCGGGGCGGCGTACACGCTGAAGATGGACCACGAGGTCGGCAGCATTGAGGCGGGCAAGTACGCCGACCTCGCGGTGCTCGACCGGGACCCCTTCGTGCTCGAGGCGGCCGAGCTGCGCGACGTCAGGGTGCACGGCACGGTGCTGGGCGGGCGACACTTCCCCGTCGGGACGTGA
- a CDS encoding ABC transporter substrate-binding protein translates to MTIYSKRSPLRRSRSRPVAIARAAIPLTAALLLVASCTSSASDTDTKEDAGSSTASFAPGLVNLPAAGDVVEGGTLTYGAYAEPLALDPVSTIVAGTTGGTEMAAIYDVLLRWDEESQTAVPQLAEAFTPNDDHTRWELVLRPDVEFSDGTALDADAVEWSIDRYVENGGHDAALWSGNVTDMEVTGDLSLEFTLARSWPSFDALFTTGIGMVVAKAADAGKTFTPIGAGPFVFADRSPQEKMTLTANPDYYDGKAPLESLQFVYIVDPSAQADTFKQGGLSMAIQRDPVIVDEALTEGTAGYLQVVGAGVTGLINATEGRPGEDVRIRQAMQLAVDPEFVNERVNGGAGVASSSLFPSTSRFHQDGVEGLQQDQEAAKKLVAEAKADGFDGKITYITGSSPAQRDTALAYEAQLNAVGFDADSELLGSVPDLITRVIEGDYDYSTWALSWRDSAPYARMFGINHSEGNAGYGTATSPEMDTLIEDFQAAATEEEQLAAAQALQEGWNELSPALIVGPTAEFAMWQEDVHGVQTNSNTIVLLDEAWVS, encoded by the coding sequence ATGACTATCTACTCCAAGCGCAGTCCGCTTCGCCGCAGCCGCAGTCGCCCGGTCGCGATCGCGCGGGCCGCGATCCCCCTCACCGCCGCGCTCCTGCTGGTGGCCTCGTGCACCTCCTCCGCCTCGGACACCGACACGAAGGAGGACGCCGGCTCCAGCACCGCTTCGTTCGCACCCGGCCTGGTGAACCTGCCCGCTGCCGGCGACGTCGTCGAGGGCGGCACCCTGACCTACGGCGCCTACGCGGAGCCGCTCGCGCTCGACCCGGTCTCGACGATCGTGGCCGGCACGACGGGCGGCACCGAGATGGCTGCGATCTACGACGTCCTCCTGCGCTGGGACGAGGAGTCGCAGACGGCCGTCCCGCAGCTCGCCGAGGCGTTCACCCCGAACGACGACCACACCCGCTGGGAGCTGGTGCTGCGCCCCGACGTGGAGTTCAGCGACGGCACCGCCCTGGACGCCGACGCAGTGGAGTGGAGCATCGATCGCTACGTCGAGAACGGCGGCCACGACGCCGCCCTGTGGTCGGGCAACGTCACCGACATGGAGGTCACCGGTGACCTCAGCCTGGAGTTCACGCTGGCTCGCAGCTGGCCCAGCTTCGACGCGCTCTTCACCACCGGCATCGGCATGGTCGTGGCGAAGGCCGCGGACGCCGGCAAGACCTTCACCCCGATCGGCGCCGGTCCGTTCGTCTTCGCGGACCGCTCGCCGCAGGAGAAGATGACGTTGACCGCGAACCCCGACTACTACGACGGCAAGGCGCCGTTGGAGTCGCTCCAGTTCGTCTACATCGTCGACCCCAGCGCTCAGGCCGACACGTTCAAGCAGGGTGGCCTGTCGATGGCCATCCAGCGGGATCCGGTGATCGTCGACGAGGCACTGACCGAGGGGACGGCCGGGTACCTGCAGGTGGTGGGCGCCGGCGTCACCGGGTTGATCAACGCCACCGAGGGTCGACCGGGCGAGGATGTCCGGATCCGTCAGGCGATGCAGCTCGCCGTGGACCCGGAGTTCGTCAACGAGCGGGTCAACGGCGGTGCCGGTGTGGCGTCGTCGTCGCTCTTCCCGTCGACCTCGCGCTTCCACCAGGACGGCGTCGAGGGTCTGCAGCAGGACCAGGAAGCGGCGAAGAAGCTGGTCGCGGAGGCCAAGGCGGACGGCTTCGACGGCAAGATCACCTACATCACCGGCAGCTCGCCGGCACAGCGTGACACTGCGCTCGCCTACGAGGCCCAGCTCAACGCGGTCGGCTTCGACGCCGACTCCGAGCTCCTCGGCTCCGTGCCGGACCTCATCACGCGCGTCATCGAGGGTGACTACGACTACTCGACCTGGGCCCTGAGCTGGCGCGACTCGGCGCCGTACGCCCGGATGTTCGGCATCAACCACTCCGAGGGCAACGCCGGCTACGGCACGGCGACCTCGCCGGAGATGGACACGCTGATCGAGGACTTCCAGGCGGCGGCCACCGAGGAGGAGCAGCTCGCCGCGGCCCAGGCGTTGCAGGAGGGCTGGAACGAGCTGTCGCCGGCGCTCATCGTCGGCCCGACGGCCGAGTTCGCCATGTGGCAGGAGGACGTGCACGGCGTCCAGACCAACAGCAACACGATCGTGCTCCTCGACGAGGCCTGGGTGTCCTGA
- a CDS encoding flavin-containing monooxygenase, translating into MTRFDVDVVVVGAGFAGLYSAYKARTEGWSVVGIEAAPEVGGTWFWNRYPGARCDVESLDYSYSFDEELQREWRWSERYATQPEILSYIKHVADRFDLRRHFRFETRVTQARFDDDASRWVVRTDAGQEYRARFLLLATGSLSAPKVPDIAGFEDFAGEVYMTSSWPQTDPDVSGKRVGVIGTGSSGIQVIPVLAAQAEHLTVFQRSPNFSVPAFNRELDDEEWEQALAAYPERRRTSWAGGAGSPHTSHPGDPLTMTDEERREVLEEFWQRGGVLFGKTFANQTIDPRINEFARQFAEERIREIVQDPAVADDLVPTDHPIGTKRICTDSGYFETFNRDDVTLVNLRKDPIDTITPWGIKTDQGSHELDVLVLATGFDAMTGALTRIDIEGPRGHRIADAWSGGPLTYLGMAIPGFPNMFSLSGAGSPSVLANMVLTGEQQVNWLVDLIHHCDEHGHTQVEARLDAAEAWGSHVDEVASKTLFVGANSWYMGANVEGKARGFMPYLGGFATYGALCDEARDEGYAGFVLGS; encoded by the coding sequence ATGACCCGCTTCGACGTCGACGTGGTGGTCGTGGGCGCCGGGTTCGCCGGTCTCTACTCCGCCTACAAGGCCCGGACCGAGGGGTGGTCGGTCGTGGGGATCGAGGCCGCTCCCGAGGTCGGGGGCACCTGGTTCTGGAACCGCTACCCGGGCGCGCGCTGCGACGTGGAGAGCCTCGACTACTCCTACTCCTTCGACGAGGAGCTCCAGCGCGAGTGGCGCTGGAGCGAGCGCTACGCCACCCAGCCGGAGATCCTGAGCTACATCAAGCACGTGGCGGACCGCTTCGACCTGCGCCGCCACTTCCGGTTCGAGACCCGGGTCACCCAGGCCCGGTTCGACGACGACGCGAGCCGCTGGGTGGTCCGCACCGATGCCGGTCAGGAGTACCGGGCGCGCTTCCTCCTCCTCGCCACCGGCAGCCTCTCGGCGCCCAAGGTCCCCGACATCGCGGGCTTCGAGGACTTCGCGGGCGAGGTCTACATGACCAGCAGCTGGCCCCAGACGGACCCGGACGTGTCCGGCAAGCGGGTCGGCGTGATCGGGACCGGGTCGTCCGGCATCCAGGTCATCCCGGTCCTCGCGGCCCAGGCCGAGCACCTGACGGTCTTCCAGCGCAGCCCCAACTTCTCGGTGCCCGCCTTCAACCGCGAGCTGGACGACGAGGAGTGGGAGCAGGCACTGGCCGCCTACCCCGAGCGTCGTCGTACGTCGTGGGCCGGCGGCGCCGGGTCGCCGCACACCAGCCACCCCGGCGACCCGCTGACGATGACGGACGAGGAGCGCCGCGAGGTGCTCGAGGAGTTCTGGCAGCGCGGCGGGGTCCTCTTCGGCAAGACCTTCGCGAACCAGACGATCGACCCGCGCATCAACGAGTTCGCGCGCCAGTTCGCCGAGGAGCGCATCCGCGAGATCGTCCAGGACCCGGCCGTCGCCGACGACCTGGTGCCGACCGACCACCCCATCGGCACCAAGCGGATCTGCACCGACAGCGGCTACTTCGAGACGTTCAACCGCGACGACGTGACGCTGGTCAACCTGCGCAAGGACCCCATCGACACGATCACGCCGTGGGGGATCAAGACGGACCAGGGTTCCCACGAGCTCGACGTGCTGGTGCTCGCCACCGGCTTCGACGCCATGACCGGGGCGCTGACCCGCATCGACATCGAGGGCCCGCGCGGCCACAGGATCGCCGACGCATGGTCCGGCGGCCCGCTGACCTACCTCGGGATGGCGATCCCCGGCTTCCCCAACATGTTCAGCCTCTCCGGGGCCGGCAGCCCCTCGGTGCTGGCCAACATGGTCCTCACCGGTGAGCAGCAGGTGAACTGGCTCGTCGACCTGATCCACCACTGCGACGAGCACGGTCACACCCAGGTCGAGGCCCGCCTCGACGCGGCCGAGGCCTGGGGCAGCCACGTCGACGAGGTGGCCTCCAAGACGCTCTTCGTCGGCGCGAACTCCTGGTACATGGGCGCCAACGTCGAGGGGAAGGCCCGGGGCTTCATGCCCTACCTGGGCGGCTTCGCGACGTACGGCGCCCTCTGCGACGAGGCGCGCGACGAGGGCTACGCCGGCTTCGTGCTGGGATCGTGA
- a CDS encoding class II aldolase/adducin family protein — MSFVPTVDQLVPDLDPREQVVLLGRALWNEGYRDHLSGHITYNLGDGTLLCNPWLLTWEEVMPDQIIRIDLEGNLVEGDWPAPLGIPLHLALHAARPDVQIALHNHSEYGTVWSDIGEVPPAHDQSSSLGGGEVVLVDEYDGAVDSMEAATKAIAAMGDADRALLGGHGVFVLGSTARAVYLRAVALEQRCKNAWMVRVANGPATSSLPDWWLERMARSDGNGFHGFWEATVRAELRRDPALAAAIDSRLASGPTHIAI, encoded by the coding sequence ATGAGCTTCGTTCCCACGGTCGACCAGCTGGTCCCGGACCTCGACCCCCGCGAGCAGGTCGTGCTGCTCGGTCGCGCCCTGTGGAACGAGGGCTACCGCGACCACCTGTCGGGCCACATCACCTACAACCTCGGCGACGGCACCCTGCTGTGCAACCCGTGGCTGCTCACCTGGGAGGAGGTCATGCCCGACCAGATCATCCGCATCGACCTCGAGGGCAACCTCGTCGAGGGTGACTGGCCGGCCCCGCTGGGCATCCCGCTGCACCTGGCGCTGCACGCCGCCCGTCCGGACGTGCAGATCGCCCTGCACAACCACTCCGAGTACGGCACCGTGTGGTCCGACATCGGCGAGGTGCCGCCGGCCCACGACCAGAGCTCGAGCCTGGGTGGCGGGGAGGTCGTGCTCGTCGACGAGTACGACGGTGCCGTCGACAGCATGGAGGCGGCGACCAAGGCGATCGCGGCCATGGGCGACGCCGACCGGGCCCTGCTGGGCGGGCACGGCGTGTTCGTGCTCGGCAGCACCGCCCGCGCGGTCTACCTGCGGGCCGTGGCGCTCGAGCAGCGCTGCAAGAACGCCTGGATGGTGCGGGTCGCGAACGGGCCCGCGACGTCGTCGCTGCCGGACTGGTGGCTCGAGCGGATGGCCAGGAGCGACGGCAACGGCTTCCACGGCTTCTGGGAGGCCACGGTGCGCGCAGAGCTGCGTCGCGACCCCGCCCTGGCCGCGGCGATCGACTCGCGCCTCGCCTCGGGCCCGACCCACATCGCGATCTGA
- a CDS encoding PadR family transcriptional regulator has translation MSDDAEDPTPGPTSDRASGPSLRPTSWAVLGLLSFGEELSGYDLKKWADWSLRFFYWAPSYSQIYSELRKLEEIGYASSTVVNKDDVRGKRMYRITPEGQDAVAHWAAESPVEPAVLKHGVMLRMWLGHASDPERLRAMLEEHRDQSEKMRVRAQVDAVGAADEPGWAFPEMVLRWSERYYADERDRAETMLTELGEAVAKRSSTVEQDSARRSSQELRQHKA, from the coding sequence GTGAGCGACGACGCGGAGGACCCGACCCCAGGCCCGACCTCGGACCGGGCCTCGGGCCCGTCCCTGCGTCCTACGAGCTGGGCGGTGCTCGGCCTGCTCTCGTTCGGCGAGGAGCTCTCCGGCTACGACCTGAAGAAGTGGGCCGACTGGAGCCTGAGGTTCTTCTACTGGGCGCCGTCGTACAGCCAGATCTACAGCGAGCTGCGCAAGCTCGAGGAGATCGGCTACGCCTCCTCCACCGTCGTCAACAAGGACGACGTCCGGGGCAAGCGGATGTACCGGATCACCCCGGAGGGCCAGGACGCCGTGGCGCACTGGGCGGCCGAGTCTCCGGTCGAGCCGGCCGTGCTCAAGCACGGCGTCATGCTCCGGATGTGGCTGGGGCACGCGAGCGACCCCGAGCGGTTGCGCGCGATGCTCGAGGAGCACCGCGACCAGTCGGAGAAGATGCGGGTGCGCGCCCAGGTGGACGCGGTGGGCGCTGCGGACGAGCCGGGGTGGGCGTTCCCGGAGATGGTGCTGCGCTGGTCTGAGCGCTACTACGCCGATGAGCGGGACCGGGCCGAGACGATGCTCACCGAGCTGGGCGAGGCTGTGGCCAAGCGCAGCTCCACGGTCGAGCAGGACTCGGCACGGCGGTCGTCGCAGGAGCTGCGCCAGCACAAGGCCTGA
- a CDS encoding CobW family GTP-binding protein translates to MSPVPPLLVTIVGGYLGSGKTTRLNELLASWEGDPVAVVVNDFGSVNIDASLIRSRDGDLLELENGCVCCDLSEGMASVLDQLRARDPRPAHVVIEVSGVGDPAGVAPWARHPGFALNGTLVCVDAETVRRRATDRWVADTVLAQLRSADVLLPTKVDLVEERQRVEVEGWLRDVAPGTPLATDRGALAALLSSGAALESAVPATSAFPGAHAVDAHRSCSASTSEPVDLDRVRAFLEGLPAGVVRAKGVLRTRQAPTRRTVVQLVGRRLEVREDGDADPAAPSTLVLIATAEPSVPGDLEHALAEAVGPPVTP, encoded by the coding sequence GTGAGCCCCGTCCCGCCGCTCCTCGTCACCATCGTCGGCGGCTACCTCGGGTCCGGGAAGACGACCCGGCTCAACGAGCTGCTGGCCTCCTGGGAGGGCGACCCGGTGGCGGTCGTCGTCAACGACTTCGGGTCGGTCAACATCGACGCGTCACTGATCCGGTCGCGCGACGGGGACCTGCTCGAGCTGGAGAACGGCTGCGTGTGCTGCGACCTGAGCGAGGGGATGGCGTCGGTGCTGGACCAGCTGCGGGCGCGCGACCCCCGGCCCGCCCACGTCGTCATCGAGGTCAGCGGCGTCGGCGACCCGGCCGGGGTCGCCCCCTGGGCTCGGCACCCGGGCTTCGCGCTCAACGGGACCCTCGTCTGCGTCGACGCCGAGACCGTCCGGCGACGCGCCACCGACCGGTGGGTGGCGGACACGGTGCTGGCCCAGCTCCGCTCGGCCGACGTCCTGCTGCCGACCAAGGTCGACCTCGTCGAGGAGCGCCAGCGGGTCGAGGTCGAGGGATGGCTGCGTGACGTCGCGCCTGGGACGCCGCTCGCGACGGATCGGGGTGCGCTGGCGGCCCTGCTGAGCTCCGGGGCGGCGCTGGAGTCAGCGGTCCCGGCGACGTCGGCCTTCCCCGGAGCGCACGCGGTCGACGCTCACCGCTCGTGCTCGGCCTCCACCTCGGAGCCGGTCGACCTCGACCGGGTGCGGGCGTTCCTCGAGGGGCTGCCGGCCGGGGTGGTCCGTGCGAAGGGGGTGCTGCGCACCCGCCAGGCCCCCACCCGGCGCACGGTGGTGCAGCTGGTCGGCCGCCGGCTGGAGGTCCGCGAGGACGGCGACGCGGACCCGGCCGCCCCGTCGACCCTGGTGCTCATCGCCACCGCCGAACCGTCGGTCCCGGGCGACCTCGAGCACGCGCTGGCCGAGGCGGTCGGACCTCCCGTCACACCGTGA
- a CDS encoding NAD(P)-dependent oxidoreductase gives MPDLPEAPGAPPVVVLVPEDPGASVLTRLPGVRAVVYRPGAPLPPEAARAEVLVAHGIEPEDAPPLLAALPRLRMVQLFSSGVERWVGVVPQGVRLSNADHVHGVAVAEWVVAQLLAHVRDLAAYRTKQQECRWEAHRTGTLVGARVLVFGSGDIGEGVRARLVPFGCEVTMVGRTARAGVLDQAAGVAAVPAHDVVVLALPLVESTTGMVGAGFLASMRDGAVLVNVGRGPLVDTDALLAESRTGRLHAILDVTDPEPLPADHPLWTAPGVVVTPHAAAITADIRERIWAAVARKVAAHLTV, from the coding sequence GTGCCTGACCTGCCCGAGGCGCCCGGTGCGCCACCGGTCGTGGTCCTGGTCCCGGAAGACCCGGGTGCCTCGGTCCTGACCCGCCTGCCGGGGGTCCGAGCGGTCGTCTACCGGCCGGGCGCGCCGCTGCCACCGGAGGCCGCGCGGGCCGAGGTCCTCGTGGCCCACGGGATCGAGCCCGAGGACGCACCGCCCCTGCTGGCCGCGCTGCCACGGCTACGCATGGTGCAGCTGTTCAGCTCGGGCGTCGAGCGGTGGGTGGGGGTGGTCCCGCAGGGGGTGCGCCTCTCCAACGCCGACCACGTCCACGGGGTCGCCGTGGCCGAGTGGGTGGTGGCCCAGCTGCTCGCACACGTCCGCGACCTCGCCGCCTACCGGACCAAGCAGCAGGAGTGCCGGTGGGAGGCGCACCGGACCGGCACCCTCGTCGGTGCCCGCGTGCTCGTCTTCGGCTCCGGCGACATCGGTGAGGGGGTCCGGGCCAGGCTGGTCCCGTTCGGCTGCGAGGTCACCATGGTGGGGCGGACCGCCCGTGCCGGCGTGCTGGACCAGGCGGCCGGGGTGGCTGCGGTGCCCGCCCACGACGTGGTGGTGCTCGCCCTCCCGCTCGTCGAGTCGACGACCGGGATGGTGGGAGCAGGCTTCCTGGCCTCGATGAGGGACGGAGCGGTCCTGGTCAACGTGGGCCGCGGCCCCCTGGTGGACACCGACGCGCTGCTCGCCGAGAGCCGCACCGGGCGTCTGCACGCGATCCTCGATGTCACCGATCCCGAGCCGCTCCCCGCCGACCACCCCCTGTGGACGGCGCCCGGGGTGGTCGTCACGCCCCATGCCGCAGCCATCACCGCCGACATCCGCGAGCGGATCTGGGCGGCGGTCGCCCGGAAGGTCGCCGCCCACCTCACGGTGTGA
- a CDS encoding alpha/beta hydrolase, protein MLENVLAETSRMLTMLDTGFPAVHTMSGAEARALVEARVPPVDNLDDVDRTEDLGIDAEHGSIPVRVYHPHGEAQPRPVVVFLHGGGFVFCSIESHDGFCRRLARHTDSVVVSVDYRLAPEHPAPAAAQDAHAAVCWVADHAERLGVDPDRIVVAGDSAGGNLAAVVPLMVRDLGGPALAGQVLLYPVLAPDFSTPSYERYASGHFNTRDAMQWYWQQYVGGDPSSAALPEPAEHVVPLRATSLAGLPPAVVVTAGRDPLCSEGEQYAAALRDADVPVRHRHYPELFHGFLTIGSFGPAGAARELLWHDMRRLLAHPTGSAASATKEIA, encoded by the coding sequence GTGCTCGAGAACGTGCTGGCCGAGACGTCGCGCATGCTGACGATGCTCGACACCGGCTTCCCCGCGGTGCACACGATGTCCGGAGCCGAGGCCCGTGCCCTGGTCGAGGCGCGGGTGCCACCGGTGGACAACCTCGACGACGTGGACCGCACCGAGGACCTGGGCATCGACGCGGAGCACGGCTCGATCCCGGTGCGCGTCTACCACCCCCACGGCGAGGCGCAGCCCCGTCCGGTCGTGGTGTTCCTGCACGGTGGCGGGTTCGTGTTCTGCAGCATCGAGTCCCACGACGGCTTCTGCCGGCGCCTGGCCCGCCACACCGACTCGGTCGTCGTCTCCGTCGACTACCGGCTGGCGCCCGAGCACCCCGCTCCGGCCGCTGCGCAGGACGCCCACGCTGCTGTGTGCTGGGTCGCCGACCACGCCGAGCGGCTCGGGGTCGACCCGGACCGGATCGTCGTGGCCGGCGACAGCGCCGGCGGCAACCTCGCCGCGGTCGTCCCGCTGATGGTCCGCGACCTCGGCGGGCCGGCCCTCGCCGGGCAGGTGCTCCTGTACCCCGTCCTGGCCCCCGACTTCTCCACGCCGAGCTACGAGCGCTACGCGAGCGGGCACTTCAACACCCGCGACGCGATGCAGTGGTACTGGCAGCAGTACGTCGGCGGCGACCCGTCGAGCGCGGCCCTGCCCGAGCCCGCGGAGCACGTCGTCCCCCTGCGGGCGACCTCCCTGGCCGGGCTGCCGCCCGCCGTCGTGGTGACCGCCGGTCGCGACCCCCTGTGCAGCGAGGGCGAGCAGTACGCCGCCGCGCTCCGGGACGCCGACGTTCCGGTCCGCCACCGGCACTACCCCGAGCTCTTCCACGGCTTCCTGACCATCGGCTCCTTCGGGCCCGCCGGTGCTGCTCGCGAGCTGCTCTGGCACGACATGAGGCGTCTCCTCGCGCACCCGACCGGGTCCGCGGCGAGCGCCACGAAGGAGATCGCATGA
- a CDS encoding IclR family transcriptional regulator translates to MTVKTLGTLARGLRVLESVAALQPVGLTDLARRMGEDKSALQRTLATLHAEGWIRPLPGSPPRWEVSHKALVVASAALVASPLPVRARALVGTLRDATAETAYFTMLEGSTAVVVDVAEGSQVVRTALQVGRSLPLEGSAVGHALFAHLAPAEREQFPVDPATCLDEDAYTEIRGRGWSLSEGSVKQGTTSIAAAALDESGRPIGAVVVSGPDTRLTPARYAEIGALARDAAAELSSRRA, encoded by the coding sequence ATGACCGTCAAGACCCTGGGCACCCTGGCCCGCGGGCTGCGCGTGCTGGAGAGCGTCGCCGCGCTCCAGCCCGTGGGCCTCACCGACCTCGCCCGCCGGATGGGCGAGGACAAGAGCGCCCTGCAACGCACCCTGGCGACCTTGCACGCCGAGGGCTGGATCCGGCCGCTGCCCGGCTCGCCACCACGCTGGGAGGTCAGCCACAAGGCGCTCGTGGTCGCCTCGGCGGCTCTGGTCGCCTCTCCCCTGCCGGTGCGCGCGCGGGCGCTGGTGGGGACGTTGCGCGACGCCACCGCCGAGACCGCCTACTTCACGATGCTCGAGGGCAGCACCGCCGTGGTGGTCGACGTCGCCGAGGGGTCGCAGGTGGTGCGCACCGCGCTGCAGGTCGGGCGCTCGCTCCCGCTCGAGGGCAGCGCGGTCGGGCACGCGCTCTTCGCCCACCTGGCACCCGCCGAGCGGGAGCAGTTCCCCGTCGACCCCGCCACCTGCCTCGACGAGGACGCCTACACGGAGATCCGCGGTCGCGGCTGGTCGCTGTCCGAGGGGTCGGTCAAGCAGGGCACGACCAGCATCGCAGCGGCCGCGCTCGACGAGTCGGGTCGACCGATCGGTGCGGTCGTCGTCAGCGGCCCCGACACCCGCCTCACCCCGGCCCGGTACGCCGAGATCGGGGCACTGGCCCGCGACGCCGCCGCCGAGCTCAGCAGTCGCCGCGCCTGA